Proteins from a genomic interval of Danio rerio strain Tuebingen ecotype United States chromosome 4, GRCz12tu, whole genome shotgun sequence:
- the calua gene encoding calumenin-A precursor, whose translation MKMEIRPLLMCFALCVVYATSKPTEKKDRVHHDAPLSSKEHDDGTNFEYDHDAFLGEEEAKTFDDLTPEESKNRLGKIVEKIDADEDGFVTEAELKAWIKKAQKKYIYDNVERQWKDFDLNNDRMISWEEYKNVTYGTYLDDPEPDDGYNYKQMMARDERRFKMADGNGDHIADKEEFTAFLHPEEYEHMKDIVVLETMEDIDKNGDGFIDLEEYIGDMYNHEDEMDEPEWVATEREQFSEFRDKNKDGKMDREETMDWILPADYDHAEAEAKHLVYESDTNKDGKLTKEEILNKYDLFVGSQATDFGEALVRHDEF comes from the exons ATGAAGATGGAAATTAGGCCTTTGTTGATGTGCTTTGCTCTGTGCGTGGTTTACGCCACCAGCAAACCAACAGAGAAGAAAGACAGGGTCCACCATGATGCACCCCTGAGCAGCAAAGAGCATGACGATGGCACAAACTTTGAATACGACCACGATGCCTTCCTTGGAGAAGAAGAAGCCAAAACATTTGATGATCTGACTCCGGAAGAAAGCAAAAATAGGCTTGG TAAAATTGTGGAAAAGATTGATGCAGATGAGGATGGTTTTGTGACAGAGGCCGAGCTGAAAGCATGGATCAAAAAGGCtcaaaagaaatacatttatgaCAATGTGGAGAGACAATGGAAGGATTTTGATCTGAACAACGATAGAATGATCTCCTGGGAAGAATACAAGAACGTCACCTATGGCACCTACCTTG ATGATCCTGAACCTGATGATGGCTATAACTACAAACAGATGATGGCCAGAGATGAACGCCGCTTTAAAATGGCTGATGGGAATGGAGACCACATCGCTGATAAAGAGGAGTTCACGGCTTTCCTCCATCCTGAGGAGTATGAACATATGAAGGACATTGTTGTGCTG GAAACAATGGAGGACATTGACAAGAATGGTGATGGGTTTATTGATTTGGAGGAGTATATTG GTGACATGTACAACCATGAGGATGAAATGGACGAGCCGGAGTGGGTGGCGACAGAGCGAGAGCAGTTTTCGGAGTTCAGAGACAAGAACAAGGATGGCAAAATGGACAGGGAAGAAACCATGGACTGGATCCTACCAGCCGACTACGATCACGCTGAAGCCGAAGCGAAGCATCTGGTGTATGAGTCTGACACAAACAAG GATGGAAAGCTGACCAAAGAAGAAATACTCAACAAGTATGATTTGTTTGTGGGAAGCCAAGCGACTGACTTCGGGGAGGCATTAGTTCGACATGatgagttttaa